The following coding sequences are from one Deinococcus aerius window:
- a CDS encoding TetR/AcrR family transcriptional regulator, which translates to MSSVKAEPQLTHRQRQALATQGLIVDAARALFLQRGYAATTIDDIARGAGVAVSTVYSVFGNKRGIFRAIREAWHQTSRQRDLTQEALMQEEPARRLELMAHLTRRQWETGAEMVQIYQSAAKSDPEANAELQRALAGRRSGQRHFIEKSAHMLRPGLGVERASAVLQALTLFEVYRELVGEAGWTPDEYEVWLARTLQQQLLPQPSDAAAARPGRGRTRTPPSR; encoded by the coding sequence ATGAGCAGCGTCAAGGCCGAACCCCAGCTCACCCACCGCCAGCGCCAGGCACTCGCCACCCAGGGGCTCATCGTCGATGCGGCCCGCGCCCTGTTTCTGCAACGTGGTTATGCGGCCACCACCATCGACGACATCGCGCGTGGGGCCGGAGTGGCGGTCAGCACGGTCTACAGCGTCTTCGGAAACAAGCGGGGCATCTTCCGCGCCATCCGGGAAGCGTGGCACCAGACCTCACGGCAACGCGACCTGACGCAGGAAGCGCTGATGCAGGAGGAGCCCGCGCGGCGCCTGGAACTCATGGCCCACCTCACCCGGCGGCAGTGGGAAACGGGGGCCGAGATGGTGCAGATCTACCAGAGCGCTGCCAAAAGCGACCCCGAGGCAAACGCCGAACTGCAACGGGCCCTCGCGGGACGCCGTTCGGGCCAGCGGCACTTCATCGAGAAAAGTGCCCACATGCTTCGCCCGGGGCTGGGCGTGGAGCGCGCCTCGGCGGTATTGCAGGCCCTGACGCTCTTCGAGGTGTACCGGGAACTCGTCGGTGAGGCGGGCTGGACCCCTGACGAGTACGAGGTCTGGCTGGCACGTACCCTCCAGCAGCAACTGCTTCCCCAGCCCTCTGACGCAGCCGCCGCACGCCCAGGTCGGGGGCGAACTCGGACTCCGCCCTCTCGTTGA
- a CDS encoding ester cyclase, with protein MSAELNRKLALQTLERAFNQGDVSVFDEVMPARGVDHQEAPGTDMLSHLKEVVPMMRRAFPDLHFEVHHVLAEGDIVAFHSTMTGTHLGVYDIGPFRNLPPTGRRIKMRHMHFLRWQDGKNTDLWHLMDTASLMRQLTAPESAAPPVNS; from the coding sequence ATGTCGGCAGAGCTTAACCGGAAGCTGGCGTTGCAGACCCTTGAACGCGCCTTTAACCAGGGTGACGTCTCCGTCTTCGACGAGGTGATGCCCGCGCGGGGGGTCGACCATCAGGAGGCTCCCGGCACCGACATGCTGAGCCACCTCAAGGAAGTCGTCCCCATGATGCGCCGGGCCTTTCCCGACCTGCATTTCGAGGTGCATCACGTGCTTGCAGAGGGCGACATCGTCGCCTTCCACTCCACCATGACCGGCACCCACCTCGGCGTGTATGACATTGGACCTTTCCGGAACCTGCCGCCCACCGGCAGGAGGATCAAAATGCGCCACATGCACTTCCTGCGCTGGCAGGACGGCAAGAACACCGACCTGTGGCACCTCATGGACACGGCCAGCCTGATGCGGCAATTGACCGCCCCCGAATCGGCGGCGCCGCCGGTGAACTCCTGA
- a CDS encoding DsbA family protein, producing MAASRTTSTDLYFDFLCPFAWRGVELAHVLRREQGLSFHLRHFSLVQGNHPTNPDRRAPTRWSHEQGAGEGSPSQQASLRAFLAAQAAARQGEETAWAFTPVLLRARHERGGELDGETIRASGGEAGLDLTRFEADLADDAALRTALADDLREAAALKVFGTPTFVLPHGRAAYLRFSRLIREGAEAQALWGVYGEVLHSGAGIETIKRPR from the coding sequence ATGGCGGCTTCGCGGACCACGTCTACCGACCTTTATTTCGATTTTCTGTGCCCTTTCGCGTGGCGCGGGGTGGAACTCGCCCACGTGCTGCGGCGGGAGCAGGGGCTTTCCTTCCACCTGCGGCACTTCTCGCTCGTGCAGGGCAACCACCCCACGAACCCGGATCGCCGGGCCCCGACGCGGTGGTCGCATGAGCAGGGGGCCGGGGAGGGCAGCCCGTCCCAGCAGGCCAGCCTGCGCGCCTTCCTCGCCGCTCAGGCGGCGGCGCGCCAGGGGGAGGAGACCGCCTGGGCCTTCACACCGGTCCTCCTGCGGGCGAGACACGAGCGCGGGGGGGAACTGGACGGGGAGACTATTCGCGCTTCGGGTGGGGAGGCCGGGCTGGACCTGACCCGCTTCGAGGCGGACCTCGCCGACGACGCGGCGCTGAGGACGGCCCTCGCCGACGACCTGCGTGAGGCGGCGGCCCTGAAGGTGTTCGGCACCCCCACCTTCGTGTTGCCGCATGGCCGCGCGGCCTACCTGCGCTTCTCGCGGCTGATCCGGGAGGGCGCCGAGGCCCAGGCCCTCTGGGGGGTGTACGGCGAGGTGCTGCACTCAGGGGCGGGCATCGAGACGATCAAGCGGCCCCGCTGA
- a CDS encoding GGDEF domain-containing protein, producing MPASPRRPAPSSVWTRLGWHLRTLLVVAGLVSLARLCGQALGADFSAQFPYLPFFSFIALCAYLRRGWGGLYATALSALLIRVADTSSPVPVLSLTVFALQGLVITGVIASLHLLNRRLGQSLAELRQVNAELAEVQAELNVAAFSDTLTHLGNRRAFEGDLESCYAAVQAGNFGFCLALLDLDGLKQVNDTQGHLRGDALLRAFASSLQSALPSQVRLYRFGGDEFAVIWPELPASEVHRIVQAVRNAEHFTRDLGFPLVGASLGVVCVPDETRTVLEALELGDRRLYEQKNLRGRSRVA from the coding sequence ATGCCCGCGAGTCCCCGACGCCCCGCCCCCTCTTCCGTGTGGACTCGCCTGGGCTGGCATCTTCGCACCCTGCTCGTGGTCGCCGGTCTGGTCTCGCTGGCCCGGCTGTGCGGGCAGGCCCTGGGGGCCGACTTCAGCGCCCAGTTCCCCTATCTCCCGTTCTTCTCCTTCATTGCCCTGTGCGCGTACCTGCGCCGGGGGTGGGGCGGCCTGTACGCCACCGCCCTGAGCGCCCTGCTGATCCGCGTGGCCGACACGTCTTCCCCGGTCCCCGTGCTGTCCCTGACGGTCTTCGCGCTTCAGGGGCTGGTGATCACCGGCGTCATCGCCTCCCTGCACCTTCTCAACCGTCGCCTGGGGCAGAGTCTGGCCGAGCTGCGACAGGTCAACGCGGAGCTGGCCGAGGTTCAGGCGGAACTCAACGTCGCGGCGTTCAGCGACACGCTCACCCATCTGGGCAACCGCCGCGCCTTCGAGGGCGACCTGGAAAGCTGCTACGCCGCCGTGCAGGCGGGGAACTTCGGGTTCTGCCTGGCCCTGCTGGACCTGGACGGGCTGAAACAGGTCAACGACACCCAGGGCCACCTGCGGGGCGACGCGCTGCTGCGGGCCTTTGCCTCCTCCCTGCAAAGCGCCCTCCCGTCCCAGGTGCGCCTCTACCGCTTCGGCGGCGACGAGTTCGCCGTGATCTGGCCCGAGCTGCCCGCCAGCGAGGTTCACCGGATCGTGCAGGCCGTGCGCAACGCCGAGCATTTCACCCGGGACCTGGGATTTCCCCTGGTCGGCGCGAGCCTGGGCGTCGTCTGCGTGCCCGACGAGACCCGGACGGTCCTGGAAGCCCTGGAACTCGGGGACCGCCGCCTGTACGAGCAGAAGAATCTGCGCGGGCGAAGCCGGGTGGCCTGA
- a CDS encoding HU family DNA-binding protein produces the protein MLLTMTKKSTKAPAKKSSAKAAPAQEEAKTSRASGNEGSGKVAKTQLVERVADKTGLTKKQSEEAVSAMLGVVVDAIRSGQSVGLPGLGTLSVKNTAARTGVRPGTSERIQIPAGKKVAFKVASTLKSSLGITEDTAAAE, from the coding sequence ATGCTGCTCACCATGACGAAGAAATCAACGAAGGCGCCCGCCAAGAAGTCCTCCGCCAAGGCCGCCCCCGCCCAGGAGGAGGCCAAGACCAGCCGCGCTTCCGGCAATGAGGGCAGCGGCAAGGTCGCCAAGACCCAGCTCGTGGAGCGGGTCGCGGACAAGACCGGCCTGACCAAGAAGCAGAGCGAGGAGGCCGTCAGCGCCATGCTGGGCGTCGTGGTGGACGCGATCAGGAGCGGCCAGAGCGTGGGCCTGCCCGGCCTGGGGACCCTCAGCGTGAAGAACACGGCTGCCCGCACCGGCGTGCGCCCCGGCACCAGCGAGCGCATCCAGATTCCGGCGGGCAAGAAGGTCGCCTTCAAGGTGGCCAGCACCCTCAAGTCCTCCCTGGGCATCACCGAGGACACGGCCGCCGCCGAGTAA
- a CDS encoding methyltransferase: MPEPHFQPSEGDVAALRTLILGFRVTQLLHVAAKLGVMAALGDGPLPPGALAARVHAHPGAIARVLRALTSLGLLRSTPEGAYELTPRGHLLRPGVPGSLHGFARLYGEEWLWHAYGRMDHSVRTGTPAFDVVHGCSLYAYLEREEDARTVFQDAMTSFSAREGTAILEAYDFTGIRVVADVGGGHGALLAALLGAYPGMTGVLLEAEHVVHEAVPLLEASGVAGRCTLLPGDFFVSVPAGADAYVLKSVLHNWKDARALEILGRCRAAMADHTRLLVIERVVPTGDGATGSEAMGAALFDLGMLVVQGGLERTEAEYRALLERAGFALRTVLPTRSPLTLLEAVPQSGPST, translated from the coding sequence ATGCCGGAACCTCACTTTCAGCCGTCAGAGGGCGACGTGGCCGCACTCCGCACCCTGATCCTGGGCTTTCGCGTGACCCAACTGCTGCATGTGGCCGCCAAGCTCGGGGTCATGGCCGCCCTGGGGGATGGGCCGCTGCCCCCCGGTGCCCTGGCCGCGCGGGTTCACGCCCACCCCGGGGCCATCGCCCGCGTCCTGCGCGCCCTGACAAGCCTGGGCCTTCTGCGCTCCACCCCGGAGGGGGCCTACGAACTCACGCCCCGCGGGCACCTCCTGCGCCCGGGGGTGCCCGGCTCCCTGCACGGGTTCGCCCGGCTCTACGGGGAGGAGTGGCTGTGGCACGCCTACGGGAGGATGGATCACAGCGTCCGCACCGGCACACCCGCCTTCGATGTGGTCCACGGCTGTTCCCTGTACGCCTACCTGGAGCGCGAGGAGGACGCCCGCACGGTCTTTCAGGACGCCATGACCAGCTTCTCGGCCCGGGAGGGCACGGCCATCCTGGAGGCCTACGACTTCACGGGGATCCGCGTGGTCGCGGATGTGGGGGGCGGGCATGGCGCCTTGCTGGCCGCGTTGCTGGGGGCGTACCCGGGGATGACGGGCGTGCTGCTCGAGGCCGAGCACGTCGTACACGAGGCCGTGCCCCTGCTGGAGGCGAGCGGCGTGGCCGGGCGCTGCACCCTGCTCCCGGGCGACTTCTTCGTCTCCGTCCCGGCGGGGGCCGACGCCTACGTCCTCAAGAGTGTGCTCCACAACTGGAAGGATGCGCGGGCCCTGGAGATCCTGGGGCGTTGCCGCGCGGCCATGGCCGACCACACGCGGCTCCTGGTGATCGAGCGGGTTGTGCCGACCGGCGACGGGGCGACTGGCAGCGAGGCGATGGGGGCGGCACTGTTCGACCTGGGCATGCTGGTGGTGCAGGGCGGCCTGGAGCGGACGGAGGCGGAGTACCGCGCCCTGCTGGAACGGGCGGGATTCGCGCTGAGGACGGTCCTCCCGACCCGCTCGCCCCTCACCCTGCTGGAAGCCGTCCCGCAGAGTGGACCCTCCACCTGA
- a CDS encoding ATP-binding protein, whose amino-acid sequence MSALELRVLGPPEVRVDGEARPVRTRKALALLGYLALEPGPHARETLAALFWPDSAPEVARSSLRNSLTYLRQALGNASGRVVTDRDTVRLRLDPGDTLDLQALEQGQLAVFRGDVLPGLGLEDGEALGAWLDTQRGRVRALAERVYAAHTRALVDTSPTEAAELARRWLALDNLNEEAWRRLIQALLAAGQRSAAREALAACHAVLRQELGVAPAPETLALAAHLEGRPEREREVQPTPSLPGFVGRASELGRLGAVFQAAGRGGVRGAVLTGEPGIGKTSLAAAFAHGATGAGARVLRGWAAEAQTVTLGVWTDLLRSALDGVDPLTLPLLPVWRTELARLLPEWRTGEAPPPAGQADLAPLLEALTQALVALAGGSVLVLLLDDAQWMDATSRDALLYVARRLGQAGTRAMLLLTARAEALQPGEEPAAWIARLGRDVPLERLALGPLTEAETRAWVAEAARGQDARDVAGWLHGYSGGQPLYLTEAFRDLLERGAIDTSGSRWQVRPDRAVTLPPGVRAVIEERSSRLPPAGLAAAQACAVLGEGATFDRLRGVADLTAEDALGGVEALLGSGLLHEVAEPGDVTYRLSHDRVGETLRENLSLLRRRLLHRRALAAFGEQAPPAVLARHAVGAGMLPEARLYLRRSAAEADRLGFFRASRAALEEALALGPAGTERAELLLLHAEACERLGDAGGQLQAGREALSLARELDAPHLVVQALNRLAWVQQEEISVARPLSEEALAVARRLGDPFLLVSSLQGVARSYRGEDPHLALRLQREAMDLLHAAGDAKRLGHGHMNMAYTEEALGNHAAAPAHLRLAVAAFRAARHDALVAMSLADLGVRLISLGEAAEAGAVLSEAVELRERARPRAPAIRAAWACALALTGDELTGWEVLRRGLEEEANAPAWVLTLVWAARFLAACGRLPEALTLVGTARNAAPRTQADSVREHTAPVLDLARSELEEAGAESALARGAALTLGEGVAFLRGQAPR is encoded by the coding sequence ATGTCGGCGCTGGAGCTTCGGGTGTTGGGACCGCCGGAGGTGCGGGTGGACGGGGAAGCTCGCCCCGTGCGGACCCGCAAGGCGCTCGCCCTGCTCGGCTACCTCGCGCTGGAGCCCGGCCCCCACGCCCGGGAGACGCTCGCCGCCCTGTTCTGGCCCGACTCCGCGCCGGAGGTCGCCCGCTCCTCGCTGCGCAATTCCCTGACGTACCTGCGTCAGGCGCTGGGGAACGCCTCTGGCCGCGTCGTCACGGACCGGGATACCGTTCGGCTGCGCCTCGACCCCGGCGATACCCTCGACCTTCAGGCGCTGGAACAGGGGCAACTCGCCGTGTTCCGGGGTGACGTTCTCCCGGGCCTGGGGCTGGAGGACGGGGAGGCGTTGGGCGCGTGGCTGGACACGCAGCGGGGACGGGTGCGCGCCCTGGCGGAGCGGGTCTATGCCGCGCACACCCGCGCCCTGGTGGACACGTCCCCCACCGAGGCGGCGGAGTTGGCCCGGCGCTGGCTGGCCCTGGACAACCTGAACGAGGAGGCATGGCGCCGCTTAATTCAGGCGCTGCTCGCCGCTGGGCAGCGGAGCGCGGCGCGGGAAGCCCTCGCGGCCTGCCACGCCGTGCTGCGGCAGGAACTCGGCGTCGCCCCCGCCCCGGAGACGCTGGCGCTCGCCGCGCATCTGGAGGGGAGGCCGGAGCGGGAAAGGGAAGTTCAGCCCACGCCCTCCCTCCCGGGCTTCGTGGGCCGGGCGTCCGAACTGGGACGGCTCGGGGCCGTATTTCAGGCTGCCGGGCGCGGCGGCGTGCGGGGGGCCGTCCTGACGGGGGAGCCGGGCATCGGCAAGACCAGCCTCGCCGCCGCCTTTGCCCACGGGGCGACTGGGGCCGGGGCGCGGGTGCTGCGGGGCTGGGCCGCCGAGGCACAGACCGTCACGCTGGGCGTCTGGACCGACCTGCTGCGCTCGGCGCTGGACGGGGTGGACCCCCTCACCCTGCCGCTCCTGCCCGTGTGGAGAACGGAACTGGCGCGGCTGCTCCCGGAGTGGCGGACCGGGGAGGCTCCTCCCCCAGCGGGGCAGGCTGACCTGGCTCCCCTCCTCGAGGCGTTGACACAGGCCCTCGTGGCCCTGGCGGGCGGGTCGGTCCTGGTGCTGCTGCTCGACGACGCGCAGTGGATGGACGCCACCTCACGGGACGCCCTGCTGTACGTGGCCCGGCGGCTGGGGCAGGCCGGGACGCGGGCGATGCTGCTGCTCACGGCGCGGGCCGAGGCTCTTCAGCCCGGGGAGGAGCCCGCCGCCTGGATCGCCCGCCTGGGCCGGGACGTGCCCCTCGAACGCCTGGCCCTGGGGCCGCTCACCGAGGCCGAGACGCGGGCCTGGGTGGCGGAAGCGGCGCGGGGGCAGGACGCGCGCGATGTGGCGGGGTGGCTGCACGGGTACAGCGGGGGGCAGCCCCTGTACCTCACCGAGGCGTTCCGGGACCTGCTGGAGCGGGGGGCCATCGACACGTCGGGGAGCCGCTGGCAGGTGCGCCCGGACCGGGCGGTGACCCTGCCCCCCGGCGTGCGCGCGGTCATCGAGGAGCGCTCTTCCCGCCTGCCCCCGGCGGGGCTGGCCGCCGCCCAGGCCTGCGCCGTGCTGGGGGAAGGGGCGACCTTCGACCGGCTGCGGGGGGTGGCCGACCTCACCGCGGAGGACGCGCTCGGGGGGGTGGAGGCTCTCCTGGGCTCGGGGCTGCTGCACGAGGTGGCCGAGCCCGGGGACGTGACGTACCGCCTGTCCCACGACCGGGTGGGTGAGACGCTGCGGGAGAACCTGAGTCTCCTGCGGCGGCGTCTCCTCCACCGCCGGGCACTGGCGGCGTTCGGGGAGCAGGCCCCGCCCGCCGTGCTCGCCCGGCACGCCGTGGGCGCGGGGATGCTCCCCGAGGCCCGTCTGTACCTGCGCCGGAGTGCCGCCGAGGCCGACCGGCTGGGCTTTTTCCGGGCCTCCCGCGCGGCCCTGGAAGAGGCGCTGGCGCTGGGTCCTGCGGGCACCGAGCGGGCCGAGCTGCTGCTGCTGCACGCCGAGGCCTGCGAGCGCCTGGGCGACGCGGGGGGTCAGCTTCAGGCGGGCCGGGAGGCGTTGAGTCTGGCGCGCGAGCTGGACGCCCCTCACCTCGTGGTGCAGGCCCTCAACCGCCTCGCCTGGGTCCAGCAGGAGGAGATCAGCGTGGCCCGGCCCCTGAGCGAGGAGGCGCTCGCCGTCGCGCGCAGGCTGGGCGACCCCTTCCTGCTCGTGAGCAGCTTGCAGGGCGTGGCGCGCAGCTACCGCGGGGAGGACCCCCACCTGGCCCTGCGGCTCCAGCGCGAGGCGATGGACCTGCTGCACGCCGCCGGGGACGCGAAGCGGCTGGGGCACGGGCACATGAACATGGCGTACACGGAGGAGGCTCTGGGCAATCACGCCGCGGCCCCGGCCCACCTGCGCCTCGCCGTGGCGGCCTTCCGAGCGGCGCGGCACGACGCCCTGGTGGCCATGTCACTCGCCGATCTGGGCGTGCGCCTGATCTCCCTGGGGGAGGCGGCAGAGGCGGGGGCGGTGCTCTCCGAGGCCGTGGAGCTGCGCGAACGGGCCCGCCCCCGCGCCCCGGCCATACGTGCGGCGTGGGCCTGTGCCCTGGCCCTCACGGGGGACGAGCTGACCGGCTGGGAGGTGCTGCGGCGCGGGCTGGAAGAGGAGGCGAACGCCCCCGCCTGGGTCCTCACGCTCGTCTGGGCCGCCCGCTTTCTTGCCGCGTGTGGCCGTCTTCCCGAGGCCCTCACCCTGGTGGGCACGGCGCGGAACGCGGCGCCCCGAACCCAGGCCGACTCTGTCAGGGAGCACACCGCGCCCGTACTCGACCTCGCGCGTTCGGAGTTGGAGGAGGCCGGAGCAGAATCAGCCCTCGCCCGCGGCGCGGCCCTCACGCTGGGGGAGGGCGTGGCGTTCCTGCGCGGGCAGGCGCCCAGGTAG